Proteins from a genomic interval of Thunnus thynnus chromosome 5, fThuThy2.1, whole genome shotgun sequence:
- the hyal4 gene encoding hyaluronidase-4, which yields MPVVPVGGTSSSQHVVPVALTCSWLLLLFHAAFGQKPAKLPLIGRKPFIAAWNAPLDMCTIKYNVTTNLDHLFQIHGSPRAGWTGQNITIFYANRLGFYPYYTPQGAAVHGGVPQNCSLDLHLFKAYQDINHFIPAEDFRGLAVIDWEFWRPQWSRNWHKKDIYRRKSRELTSKAYFNVTAAQVEELARRRFEKSARAFMQRTIQLGTRLRPNGLWGFYLYPDCHNYNLHDQNYTGFCPLLESLRNDELLWLWNSSTALFPSVAIRKSNTNSISNLHFSQNRIRESLRVASLTSKEYELPTYVYLRLGYRDEAMAFLTTKDLIHTIGESAALGAAGFVIWGDLNLTSSRYNCTKVKSFLSHRLGQYITNVTRAAEVCSDFLCQGNGRCVRRDPQARHYLHLSANSYNIQPSGDGDFAVTGWHSQHELQLLTERFRCHCYEGHEGERCDSINEVKEDDEQWKEEDDEQERRRTEWEDEQDDQWEGGESAAPPTGCSPHLMLLILLLNLSLVKMVV from the exons ATGCCTGTGGTGCCAGTGGGCGGGACATCCTCCTCCCAGCACGTGGTACCTGTCGCCCTCACCTGctcctggctgctgctgcttttccacGCTGCCTTCGGTCAGAAACCCGCCAAGCTGCCTCTGATCGGCCGGAAGCCCTTCATTGCAGCCTGGAACGCCCCGCTGGACATGTGCACCATCAAGTACAATGTCACTACCAACCTTGACCACCTCTTCCAGATCCATGGGAGCCCGCGTGCTGGTTGGACGGGCCAGAACATCACCATCTTCTATGCCAATCGGCTGGGGTTTTACCCCTACTACACGCCGCAGGGTGCCGCCGTGCACGGTGGTGTGCCACAGAACTGCAGCCTGGACCTGCACCTGTTCAAGGCCTACCAGGACATCAACCACTTCATCCCTGCAGAAGACTTCCGTGGCCTGGCTGTCATCGACTGGGAGTTCTGGCGGCCTCAGTGGAGCCGTAACTGGCACAAGAAGGACATCTACCGTAGAAAGTCGAGGGAGCTTACCTCCAAGGCGTACTTCAACGTGACAGCGGCGCAGGTGGAAGAGCTGGCACGGCGGCGCTTTGAGAAGAGCGCCCGGGCGTTCATGCAGAGGACTATTCAGCTTGGGACGCGCCTTCGCCCCAACGGCCTTTGGGGTTTCTACCTCTACCCTGACTGCCACAACTACAACCTGCATGACCAGAACTACACAGGcttctgccccctgctggagaGCCTGAGGAACGACGAGCTGCTGTGGCTGTGGAACAGCAGCACAGCGCTCTTCCCCTCCGTGGCGATCAGGAAAAGTAACACCAACAGCATCAGCAACCTGCACTTCTCCCAGAACAGGATACGAGAGTCGCTCCGCGTTGCCTCGTTGACCTCGAAGGAGTACGAACTCCCCACCTACGTGTACCTGAGGCTGGGCTACCGAGACGAAGCCATGGCCTTCCTCACCACA aAAGACTTGATCCACACCATCGGGGAGAGCGCTGCCCTGGGAGCTGCAGGATTCGTCATCTGGGGCGACCTGAACCTGACCTCATCACGG TACAACTGCACCAAAGTGAAGTCCTTCCTGAGCCATCGTCTGGGTCAGTACATCACCAATGTGACGCGAGCCGCCGAGGTCTGCAGCGACTTTCTGTGCCAGGGGAATGGCCGCTGTGTCCGCCGAGACCCCCAAGCCCGCCATTACCTCCACCTGAGCGCCAACAGCTACAACATCCAGCCCTCCGGCGACGGGGACTTTGCCGTCACTGGGTGGCACTCACAGCACGAACTGCAGCTACTGACTGAAAGGTTTCGCTGCCACTGCTACGAAGGCCACGAGGGCGAGCGCTGCGACAGCATCAACGAAGTGAAGGAGGACGACGAACAGTGGAAGGAGGAGGACGACGAGCAGGAGAGGCGCAGGACGGAGTGGGAGGATGAGCAGGATGATcagtgggagggaggggagagtgCGGCGCCGCCAACCGGCTGCAGCCCTCACCTGATGTTGTTGATTCTCCTGTTGAATTTATCGTTAGTGAAGATGGTTGTATGA